The Synechocystis sp. PCC 7509 genome includes a window with the following:
- a CDS encoding M16 family metallopeptidase, whose translation MSQPISRFRPLAMPYIWYRLLIIFLVVTMLGCGLESNSAIALPKTPAPNKSIAPYFDRVANRLTEFRLDNGMKFLVLERHQAPVVSFLTYADVGGANEPTGKTGVAHFLEHLAFKGTQRIGTKDYKAEKPLLNRLDTLAEQIKVGGDKVPALQAEFDKVQAEALKLVEQNELGQIVLQAGGVGLNASTSVEATRYFYSFPSNKLELWMSLESERFLDPVFREFYKEKDVILEERRLRVDNSPIGKMVEALLDKAYTTHPYKRPTIGYEQDLRNLTRQDVQQFFDTYYVPSNIAIALVGDVNPKQVKELAQSYFGRFKAKPSPPKLKAVEPKQTEVREVELKLPSQPWYLEAYHRPAITHPDNVIYGLIGSLLSDGRTSRLYSSLVEKQQLALNAQGFSGFPGDKYPNLMLFYALTAPNKTLDQVATGLRAEIEKLKTEPVSAIELDRVKTQAKAGLLRSLDSNAGMAQLLMEYEVKTGSWRNLFKELERLNAVTAADVQRVAVATFKPENRTIGRLLPKEN comes from the coding sequence ATGAGTCAGCCGATTAGTCGTTTTCGTCCATTAGCCATGCCTTACATATGGTATCGGCTTTTAATAATTTTTTTAGTAGTAACAATGCTGGGATGCGGTTTAGAGTCAAATAGTGCGATCGCCCTGCCTAAAACTCCCGCTCCTAACAAGTCTATTGCACCATACTTTGATCGCGTTGCCAATAGACTAACAGAGTTTCGCCTAGATAATGGGATGAAATTTTTAGTTTTAGAGCGCCACCAAGCGCCAGTAGTATCTTTTCTCACTTACGCGGATGTGGGGGGAGCAAATGAGCCAACGGGTAAAACTGGCGTAGCGCACTTTCTCGAACACTTGGCGTTTAAAGGTACGCAGCGTATCGGGACGAAAGACTATAAAGCTGAAAAACCTTTGCTTAACCGCTTAGATACTTTAGCAGAGCAAATTAAAGTGGGCGGCGACAAAGTACCAGCATTGCAAGCAGAGTTTGATAAAGTCCAAGCTGAAGCCCTGAAATTAGTTGAACAAAATGAATTAGGACAAATTGTATTGCAAGCTGGGGGAGTAGGCTTAAATGCTTCTACTTCTGTAGAAGCTACACGGTATTTTTATAGCTTTCCTTCCAATAAGTTAGAACTTTGGATGTCTCTAGAATCAGAACGGTTTTTAGATCCAGTATTTAGAGAGTTTTACAAAGAAAAAGATGTAATTTTAGAAGAAAGAAGACTGCGAGTAGATAATTCTCCCATTGGTAAAATGGTTGAGGCGTTGCTAGACAAAGCTTACACTACGCATCCTTATAAACGTCCTACCATTGGCTACGAGCAGGATTTACGCAATCTAACGCGGCAAGATGTGCAACAATTTTTTGATACTTATTACGTTCCTAGTAACATTGCGATCGCCCTTGTGGGAGATGTAAACCCCAAACAGGTAAAAGAACTCGCTCAATCTTACTTTGGACGATTTAAAGCAAAACCTTCACCACCTAAACTTAAAGCTGTAGAACCAAAACAAACAGAAGTTAGAGAAGTTGAATTAAAATTACCTTCTCAGCCTTGGTACTTAGAAGCTTACCACCGTCCAGCAATTACCCATCCAGACAATGTAATTTATGGACTAATTGGCAGTTTGCTAAGTGATGGACGGACTTCTAGGTTATATAGTTCTTTGGTAGAAAAGCAGCAATTAGCCCTCAATGCTCAAGGATTTAGCGGTTTTCCTGGGGATAAATACCCGAATTTGATGTTGTTTTATGCTCTGACTGCTCCTAATAAGACACTAGATCAAGTAGCAACGGGTTTAAGAGCCGAAATTGAGAAGTTAAAAACCGAGCCTGTATCAGCTATAGAATTAGATCGGGTAAAAACCCAAGCAAAAGCCGGATTATTGAGAAGTCTTGATTCTAATGCTGGCATGGCTCAGTTGCTAATGGAATACGAAGTAAAAACTGGTTCTTGGCGCAATTTATTTAAAGAATTAGAGCGTTTGAACGCAGTAACGGCGGCGGATGTGCAGAGAGTTGCGGTAGCTACTTTTAAGCCAGAAAATCGCACAATTGGGCGTTTGTTGCCAAAAGAGAATTAA
- a CDS encoding TetR/AcrR family transcriptional regulator: MQVFHRPSQFEDSSRDRIKKAAIKLSAAKGFDSTTTRELAEAAGVGGDFS, translated from the coding sequence ATGCAAGTTTTCCACCGTCCTTCTCAATTTGAAGATTCTTCGCGCGATCGCATCAAAAAAGCTGCTATCAAGTTGTCTGCTGCTAAGGGCTTTGATAGCACTACTACTCGCGAGTTGGCAGAGGCGGCGGGGGTTGGCGGAGATTTTTCTTAA
- a CDS encoding aminopeptidase P family protein, with protein sequence MTLIDTLRDRRQKLAKLIDFPAILWSGKSTPRNFAANTFPFRASSHFLYFAGLNLENAAIRLENGNLELFMDDPPSSNTLWHGEIPKREEIAERIGADSVYPFAKLRQSIYKSATLPVQNIVTRQQQDKWLQRKASLEGVDLKLASAIAQLRLIHDKGAIAEIKQAANVTVKAHLAGIEATKSAKTEAEVRSAMEQVILAHNMTCAYSSIVTVRGEVLHNNHYDNKLSAGDLLLADVGAETTNGWASDVTRTWAVSGKFSPTQKDIYDVVLAAHDACIAAIAPDVEYQEIHLLAASIIAQGLVNLGILRGNPEDLVAMDAHALFFPHGVGHLLGLDVHDMEDLGDVAGYEAGRKRSDRFGLCYLRLNRPLRPKMVVTIEPGFYQVPAILNNSETRTKYKDVVNWQQLDNFADVRGIRIEDDVLVTAQGSEVLTAQLSTNINEFAS encoded by the coding sequence ATGACGTTAATTGATACTTTACGCGATCGCCGTCAAAAATTAGCTAAACTAATCGATTTTCCCGCTATTTTATGGTCTGGTAAAAGTACACCACGTAATTTTGCCGCGAATACCTTTCCTTTTCGCGCTAGTAGTCATTTTCTCTACTTTGCTGGGCTAAATCTAGAAAATGCGGCAATTCGTCTAGAAAATGGCAATTTAGAGCTATTTATGGACGATCCCCCTAGTAGTAATACTCTATGGCATGGAGAAATCCCAAAACGCGAGGAAATAGCGGAAAGAATCGGCGCAGATTCTGTCTATCCTTTTGCCAAATTAAGGCAAAGTATCTATAAATCTGCCACACTTCCGGTACAAAATATTGTTACACGGCAACAACAAGATAAATGGCTACAACGTAAGGCTAGTTTAGAAGGTGTTGATTTAAAGTTAGCAAGTGCGATCGCCCAATTACGTCTTATTCACGATAAAGGCGCAATAGCCGAAATCAAACAAGCAGCAAATGTAACTGTAAAAGCTCATCTTGCGGGGATAGAAGCAACTAAAAGCGCCAAAACTGAGGCAGAAGTCCGCTCGGCGATGGAGCAGGTAATATTAGCTCATAATATGACTTGTGCTTACTCTAGTATCGTTACAGTACGCGGCGAAGTTCTCCATAATAATCATTACGACAATAAGTTATCTGCCGGAGATTTGCTATTAGCAGATGTTGGGGCAGAAACCACTAACGGCTGGGCTTCAGATGTAACGCGCACTTGGGCAGTTTCGGGTAAATTTTCCCCTACCCAAAAAGATATCTACGATGTCGTATTAGCGGCGCACGATGCTTGCATTGCGGCAATTGCTCCTGACGTAGAGTATCAAGAAATTCATCTACTTGCAGCTTCAATAATTGCTCAAGGATTAGTAAATTTGGGCATTCTACGCGGAAATCCAGAGGATTTAGTTGCTATGGATGCTCACGCACTCTTTTTTCCTCACGGTGTGGGGCATCTGTTAGGCTTAGATGTTCACGATATGGAAGATTTGGGAGATGTTGCGGGATACGAAGCGGGAAGAAAAAGGAGCGATCGCTTTGGGTTATGCTATTTACGTTTAAATCGTCCTCTACGTCCCAAAATGGTAGTAACAATAGAACCTGGTTTCTATCAAGTACCCGCAATTTTAAATAACTCCGAAACTCGCACCAAATACAAAGATGTTGTCAATTGGCAACAGTTAGATAACTTTGCCGATGTACGTGGGATTCGCATTGAAGATGATGTATTAGTCACAGCCCAAGGTAGCGAAGTGTTAACAGCCCAATTGTCTACAAACATCAATGAATTTGCCTCCTAA
- a CDS encoding FAD-dependent oxidoreductase produces MNLPPNNEPPARILESPLNPPTLGDFKSSPLQNWGVRGAKTRSPKQSNELISCDVLVVGGGTGGTSAAIQAARKGVKTILVSEFEWLGGMLTSAGVAAPDGNELQAFQTGLWGEFLHQLQQRQVGGLNNSWVSFFSYNPRLGAEIFKGWVKELPNLHWIAGSVPLEVIKDGNAITGVRFSDFTVKAKITLDATELGDLLELAKIPYRWGWELQAKWGEASAPVAENKLTKTYPVQAPTWVVIMQEFTSAIAPLIPPPPNYNSTKYTDAWANYGQEEFLNYGRLPGNLFMINWPLHGNDYAEGVERLIESETSKQEFLQHSLWHTQGFAHFIQSQFGRKYGLANNIFPVGDGAYAIHPYYRESRRLVGITTVTEQTILPIPEGNVAQLQPESIAIGNYANDHHYPGVDFPLQPKSIRWGGRWTGTPFTIPFTCLIPLQTDGLLACEKNISVSHIANGATRLQPVVMNIGQAAGMAAALCVELDCQPRDLPVRKLQNALLQTKASIIPLFNLPANHPDWWHWQSYYLDHLEAYPISGNCPCSQNASPPLQPDSRSFEGIFNHHSEQNYTLTLTESMQTWQLVTMRSHIHDQLQICSDNQLLKVSGTINYSGKWLLVEEIR; encoded by the coding sequence ATGAATTTGCCTCCTAACAATGAACCTCCTGCACGAATTTTGGAAAGCCCCCTAAATCCCCCAACCTTGGGGGACTTTAAATCTAGTCCCCTCCAGAATTGGGGGGTTAGGGGGGCAAAAACTCGTTCGCCCAAGCAGTCTAACGAATTAATCTCCTGCGATGTCTTAGTTGTTGGCGGTGGTACGGGCGGAACATCCGCAGCAATCCAAGCAGCAAGGAAAGGGGTTAAAACTATCCTGGTTAGCGAATTTGAATGGCTAGGCGGAATGCTAACTTCGGCGGGGGTAGCAGCCCCCGATGGTAACGAATTACAAGCTTTTCAAACCGGGCTTTGGGGTGAATTTCTCCACCAGTTACAGCAAAGACAAGTAGGCGGATTAAATAACAGTTGGGTAAGTTTTTTTAGCTATAATCCCCGCTTGGGTGCAGAAATATTTAAGGGTTGGGTAAAAGAATTACCAAATCTTCACTGGATTGCGGGAAGTGTACCATTAGAAGTTATTAAGGATGGTAATGCAATTACTGGAGTAAGATTTAGCGATTTTACTGTTAAAGCCAAAATTACCCTAGATGCAACAGAACTTGGAGACTTATTAGAATTAGCCAAAATTCCCTATCGTTGGGGTTGGGAATTACAAGCTAAATGGGGCGAAGCTAGTGCGCCCGTTGCCGAAAATAAATTAACTAAAACTTACCCAGTGCAAGCGCCAACTTGGGTAGTAATTATGCAGGAATTTACAAGTGCGATCGCGCCCTTAATTCCCCCACCACCAAATTACAACTCCACAAAGTACACTGATGCTTGGGCAAACTATGGACAAGAGGAATTTCTAAACTACGGACGTTTGCCAGGTAATTTATTTATGATTAACTGGCCCTTGCATGGTAATGATTATGCTGAAGGTGTCGAACGTCTAATAGAGTCAGAAACATCAAAACAGGAATTTTTACAACATAGTCTTTGGCACACTCAAGGATTCGCCCACTTTATCCAATCTCAATTCGGGCGCAAATACGGACTAGCCAACAATATTTTCCCCGTTGGTGACGGTGCTTATGCTATACATCCTTACTACCGCGAAAGTCGCCGCCTAGTAGGAATAACTACCGTTACAGAACAAACTATTTTACCTATACCTGAAGGAAATGTCGCCCAGTTACAACCGGAAAGTATTGCAATAGGCAACTACGCAAACGATCACCATTACCCCGGTGTAGATTTTCCCCTCCAGCCTAAATCTATTCGTTGGGGAGGACGCTGGACAGGTACGCCTTTTACTATTCCTTTTACTTGCCTCATACCGTTACAAACTGATGGTTTGTTAGCCTGTGAAAAAAATATCTCTGTTTCTCACATTGCTAATGGTGCAACTAGATTGCAACCTGTAGTAATGAATATCGGACAAGCGGCGGGAATGGCGGCGGCGCTGTGCGTAGAATTGGACTGTCAACCGCGAGATTTACCTGTAAGAAAGTTACAAAACGCTCTATTGCAAACTAAAGCTTCTATTATTCCCTTATTCAATTTGCCTGCTAATCATCCTGATTGGTGGCACTGGCAAAGCTATTATTTAGACCATTTAGAAGCTTATCCTATTAGCGGCAACTGCCCTTGTAGTCAAAATGCCTCACCACCATTACAACCTGATTCTCGCAGCTTTGAAGGTATCTTTAACCATCATAGCGAACAAAATTATACGCTTACTTTAACCGAATCAATGCAGACATGGCAATTAGTCACAATGCGATCGCACATTCACGATCAATTACAGATATGTAGCGATAATCAACTTCTCAAAGTGTCGGGAACTATCAACTATTCAGGAAAATGGTTATTAGTTGAAGAAATCAGGTAA
- a CDS encoding IS1 family transposase: MKMGRFVTNKSNQRLLWHAIERKSGKILASARGRRSDEAFVQLKALLDPFGITRFYTDDWGAYSRHLDQKLHKIGKQNTQKIENKHLNLRTRIERLARKTICFSKTVLMHDLVIGLFINRYEFGLLI, translated from the coding sequence ATGAAGATGGGTCGTTTCGTTACCAATAAATCTAATCAGAGGTTGTTATGGCACGCCATTGAGCGTAAGAGCGGAAAAATTTTAGCCTCCGCCAGAGGTAGACGTTCTGATGAAGCTTTTGTACAATTGAAAGCTTTATTAGATCCCTTTGGAATTACCCGTTTTTACACCGATGATTGGGGAGCTTATTCGCGGCATTTAGACCAAAAATTGCATAAAATTGGCAAACAAAACACTCAAAAAATAGAAAACAAGCATTTGAATTTACGAACACGAATTGAACGTTTAGCACGGAAAACGATTTGCTTTTCTAAGACGGTGCTTATGCACGATCTTGTAATTGGACTATTTATTAACCGCTACGAGTTTGGTTTGTTAATTTAA
- a CDS encoding IS1/IS1595 family N-terminal zinc-binding domain-containing protein: MITQVLHCPYCQGVDIVKNGKTPQGKQRYQCREQACDGRTFILEYAYPGQSRKVKQQIVDMALNGSGIRDTARVLHVSTSTVIKEIKKNKTNCNQ; this comes from the coding sequence ATGATTACACAAGTATTACATTGTCCTTACTGTCAGGGAGTAGATATTGTAAAAAATGGAAAGACTCCTCAAGGAAAGCAACGTTATCAATGTCGAGAACAAGCTTGTGATGGTCGAACATTCATTTTAGAGTATGCTTATCCGGGTCAATCCCGAAAAGTAAAACAACAGATTGTGGACATGGCACTTAACGGCAGTGGAATTCGAGATACAGCGCGAGTATTACACGTTAGCACTAGCACCGTTATTAAAGAAATAAAAAAAAATAAAACCAATTGCAATCAGTGA
- a CDS encoding ribose-phosphate pyrophosphokinase: MKPLRGSVVLRSATTLTLPSTQSSVMTDNNRLRLFSGSANVPFSQEVARYLGMDLGPMIRKRFADGELYIQIQESIRGCDVYLIQPTCNPVNDHLMELLIMIDACRRASARQITAVIPYYGYARADRKTAGRESITAKLVANLITQGGAHRVIAMDLHSAQIQGYFDIPFDHVYGSPVIIDYLASKQLSDIVVVSPDVGGVARARAFAKKLNDAPLAIIDKRRQAHNVAEVLNVIGDVAGKTAVLVDDMIDTGGTIAAGAKLLREEGARQVYACATHAVFSPPAVERLSSGLFEEVIVTNTIPVPLENHFEQLTVLSVANLLGETIWRVHEDTSVSSMFR; this comes from the coding sequence ATGAAGCCGCTTAGAGGGTCTGTTGTGCTACGATCTGCAACTACTTTGACGCTTCCGTCAACTCAAAGTTCGGTTATGACTGACAATAACCGCTTGCGTTTGTTCTCTGGTTCTGCCAACGTCCCATTTTCTCAAGAAGTTGCTCGTTATTTGGGCATGGACTTGGGTCCAATGATTCGTAAGCGATTTGCCGATGGAGAACTTTACATTCAAATTCAAGAGTCGATTCGGGGCTGTGATGTTTATCTTATTCAACCTACTTGCAATCCAGTAAATGACCATTTGATGGAATTACTGATTATGATTGATGCCTGTCGTCGTGCTTCCGCGCGGCAGATTACCGCAGTAATTCCTTACTACGGCTATGCTAGGGCAGATCGCAAAACTGCGGGGCGAGAGTCGATTACAGCTAAATTGGTGGCTAACTTGATTACTCAAGGCGGCGCACACCGAGTTATAGCAATGGATTTGCACTCAGCCCAGATTCAGGGATATTTTGATATACCTTTCGATCATGTTTACGGTTCGCCAGTAATAATTGATTATTTAGCTAGTAAACAGTTATCGGATATTGTGGTAGTTTCTCCTGATGTTGGGGGTGTAGCTAGAGCCAGAGCCTTTGCTAAAAAGCTAAATGATGCGCCTTTGGCAATTATTGACAAGCGTCGTCAAGCTCATAATGTCGCAGAAGTCCTCAACGTCATTGGCGATGTGGCGGGTAAAACTGCCGTGCTAGTAGATGACATGATTGATACCGGTGGTACGATCGCGGCGGGGGCTAAACTGTTACGAGAGGAAGGAGCGCGTCAAGTATACGCTTGTGCAACTCATGCAGTGTTTTCTCCTCCCGCAGTGGAGCGGCTATCGAGTGGCTTATTTGAAGAAGTAATTGTTACAAATACAATTCCCGTTCCCTTAGAAAATCACTTTGAGCAGCTAACGGTGCTTTCGGTGGCTAATTTGCTAGGAGAAACTATTTGGCGGGTTCATGAAGATACTTCAGTAAGTAGTATGTTTCGCTAA
- a CDS encoding serine/threonine-protein kinase — protein sequence MQPPISLQTVLQNRYRLIKILGEGGFGRTYLAADLGRFNELCALKELIPFQNTPEFLAKAKQLFQKEASVLYKIHHPQIPQFRATFEQDERLVLVQDYIEGKSYLQLLQEKQAINKTFTEVEAIQLLQQLLPVLAHLHVRGIIHRDISPDNIIWREIDSKPVLIDFGVVNEIASRIQAINPQSVTTTVGKLGYAPIEQLQTGRAYASSDLYSLAVSIIVLLTGKQPLELFDDEQFIWNWQGWTKVSQEFACLLNRMLSYKPSDRYQSVAEVAKALQLMLESAPQTPLPNSLQPVAALPQIEQNSPPHLPVTAPSQINTMAIGRRPDEIKPIATKQLQPTVTKLSIWERWWAIAFIFVAVALIAGGSSLLFVSWLLNNNQKGEPQTFPSPLIAEPPSKSN from the coding sequence ATGCAACCACCTATTTCCCTGCAAACAGTTCTCCAAAATCGCTATCGTTTAATCAAAATTTTAGGTGAGGGGGGATTTGGTCGTACCTATTTGGCAGCAGATTTAGGTCGCTTTAACGAGCTTTGCGCCCTTAAGGAGTTAATTCCTTTTCAAAATACACCGGAGTTTTTAGCCAAGGCAAAGCAGTTATTTCAAAAAGAAGCAAGTGTTTTATACAAAATTCATCATCCTCAAATTCCGCAGTTTAGAGCCACTTTTGAGCAAGATGAACGCTTAGTTTTAGTCCAAGACTACATAGAAGGTAAAAGTTATTTGCAATTACTCCAGGAAAAGCAGGCAATAAATAAAACTTTCACGGAAGTAGAGGCAATACAACTATTACAGCAATTATTACCTGTACTTGCTCACTTACACGTTAGGGGCATAATTCACCGTGATATCTCCCCCGATAATATTATTTGGCGCGAAATTGATTCTAAGCCTGTATTGATTGATTTTGGTGTAGTTAACGAAATAGCCAGCCGGATTCAAGCGATTAATCCTCAATCTGTGACAACAACGGTAGGGAAATTAGGCTACGCGCCCATCGAACAACTGCAAACGGGTAGAGCTTACGCCAGTAGCGATCTGTACTCATTGGCAGTGAGTATTATAGTTTTACTTACAGGCAAGCAGCCTTTAGAATTATTTGATGACGAGCAATTTATCTGGAATTGGCAAGGGTGGACAAAGGTAAGTCAAGAATTTGCTTGCTTGCTCAATCGGATGCTAAGTTACAAGCCAAGCGATCGCTATCAATCCGTTGCCGAAGTTGCCAAAGCCCTACAATTGATGCTAGAATCCGCTCCCCAAACGCCATTACCAAATAGTCTTCAACCTGTAGCTGCACTGCCACAAATAGAGCAAAATTCCCCTCCTCATCTCCCCGTTACTGCCCCATCTCAAATAAATACAATGGCAATTGGTCGTCGTCCCGATGAAATCAAACCCATTGCTACCAAACAATTGCAACCAACGGTTACTAAGCTTTCTATTTGGGAACGCTGGTGGGCGATCGCATTTATTTTTGTGGCGGTGGCTTTGATTGCTGGCGGTAGTTCTTTGTTATTTGTAAGTTGGTTATTAAATAATAATCAGAAAGGAGAACCGCAAACTTTCCCTTCGCCGCTAATTGCTGAACCACCTTCTAAATCTAATTAA
- the bioD gene encoding dethiobiotin synthase yields MNALLITGTDTETGKTVLTTALAAYWQRFVSPKKLGIMKPIQAGTGDRELYAQLFTLHQSIDEINPLYFDAPLAPPIAAAKEGRTVDLGIVWQAFQQLQRTRDWVLVEALGGLGSPITYEFTVADLAAEWRLPTVLVVPVKLGAIAQAVANVALARMTGVDLKGIILNCVQPVSSEQITDLTPIGLIQSLTNIPVLGCMPYLDDPKDLDKLVQVAANLDLEILLPFTLANTKRK; encoded by the coding sequence TTGAACGCACTACTAATTACAGGTACAGATACCGAAACAGGTAAAACTGTTTTAACCACCGCTTTAGCTGCTTATTGGCAAAGGTTTGTTTCTCCAAAAAAGCTGGGGATAATGAAACCAATTCAAGCGGGAACTGGCGATCGCGAATTATACGCGCAATTATTTACTCTCCATCAATCTATCGACGAAATTAATCCTCTATACTTTGATGCCCCTTTAGCACCCCCCATTGCTGCCGCCAAAGAAGGACGCACTGTAGACTTAGGTATAGTATGGCAAGCGTTTCAGCAGTTGCAAAGGACACGAGATTGGGTGCTAGTAGAAGCTTTAGGCGGACTTGGATCGCCGATAACTTATGAATTTACCGTAGCTGACTTAGCTGCCGAATGGCGATTACCAACAGTTTTAGTTGTTCCGGTAAAACTAGGAGCAATTGCTCAAGCCGTTGCTAATGTTGCTTTAGCTAGAATGACGGGAGTTGATCTTAAAGGCATTATTTTAAATTGCGTACAGCCAGTTTCAAGCGAGCAAATTACCGATTTGACACCCATAGGCTTGATTCAATCGCTGACTAATATACCTGTATTAGGTTGTATGCCTTATTTAGATGATCCAAAAGATTTAGATAAACTGGTACAAGTAGCAGCAAATCTAGACCTAGAAATATTATTGCCGTTTACTCTAGCTAATACTAAGAGAAAATAA
- a CDS encoding M20 metallopeptidase family protein — MVATSINPLNIDLSSIRAEIQALQPQIVQWRRKIHQYPELGFKEQLTAQFISQKLQEWGIEHQTEIAHTGIVATIRSHKIGKVLAIRADMDALPIQEQNQVDYCSKHDGIMHACGHDGHTAIALATAYYLAQHRDDFAGSVKIIFQPAEEAPGGAKPMIAAGVLTNPDVDAIIGLHLWNNLPLGTVGVREGALMAAVECFRARILGKGGHGAMPHQTVDSVVVGAQIVSALQTIVARNVDPIESAVVTVGEFHAGTALNIIADTAQLNGTVRYFNPKFAGFLQQKIEQIIAGICSSYGAKYDLEYWQLYPPVINNAEIAQLVRSQAMKVVETPLGIVPECQTMGGEDMSFFLQEVPGCYFFLGAANLPKNLAYPHHHPRFDFDETALMMGVEIFVRCVENFNCLFVQN, encoded by the coding sequence ATGGTTGCTACTTCAATAAATCCTCTTAATATCGATTTATCCAGCATTCGGGCGGAAATTCAAGCACTACAGCCGCAAATTGTCCAATGGCGGCGAAAAATTCATCAATACCCAGAATTAGGCTTTAAAGAACAATTAACGGCGCAATTTATTTCGCAAAAACTTCAAGAATGGGGAATTGAGCATCAAACAGAAATCGCCCACACGGGAATAGTGGCAACTATCCGCAGCCACAAAATCGGGAAAGTATTGGCAATTCGGGCGGATATGGATGCTTTGCCAATTCAAGAACAAAATCAAGTAGATTATTGCTCCAAACATGATGGCATCATGCACGCTTGCGGACACGATGGACACACTGCGATCGCTCTTGCTACAGCTTACTACTTAGCCCAACACCGCGATGATTTTGCAGGCAGTGTCAAAATCATCTTTCAACCCGCCGAAGAAGCCCCAGGGGGTGCTAAACCAATGATTGCCGCCGGGGTATTAACTAATCCTGATGTTGACGCAATTATTGGCTTGCATTTGTGGAATAATTTACCCCTAGGTACGGTAGGAGTGCGAGAAGGGGCATTAATGGCGGCGGTGGAGTGTTTTCGCGCTCGGATTCTAGGTAAAGGCGGACATGGTGCAATGCCGCATCAAACTGTAGATTCTGTTGTCGTTGGAGCGCAAATTGTCAGCGCCCTGCAAACCATTGTGGCGCGAAATGTCGATCCCATAGAGTCCGCCGTTGTAACAGTAGGAGAATTCCATGCAGGTACAGCTTTAAATATTATTGCCGACACGGCGCAGCTAAACGGCACAGTTCGTTATTTTAATCCAAAATTTGCTGGGTTTTTACAGCAAAAAATCGAACAAATTATTGCGGGGATATGCAGTAGTTACGGCGCTAAGTACGACTTAGAATATTGGCAACTTTACCCGCCAGTAATTAATAATGCCGAAATTGCTCAATTAGTGCGAAGTCAAGCTATGAAAGTTGTTGAAACTCCCCTGGGAATTGTGCCAGAATGCCAAACTATGGGTGGCGAAGATATGTCATTTTTTCTGCAAGAAGTACCAGGTTGTTACTTCTTTTTGGGTGCTGCCAATCTTCCTAAAAACTTAGCTTATCCTCATCATCATCCTCGCTTTGATTTTGATGAAACCGCACTAATGATGGGAGTAGAAATATTTGTCCGTTGCGTAGAAAATTTTAACTGTTTATTTGTTCAAAACTAA
- a CDS encoding Nif3-like dinuclear metal center hexameric protein: MIIADLIKWFEAWANPAWQEKWDNCGWQIEPGVLNQSARVLVCLTPTLAVVEEAIALSTSGTEVNLIFAHHPLIFNPLKSLRTGDAITEITRLAFSHQIGIYTAHTNFDQVQEGTADILATMLKLQEAMPIVPTQSNLGYGRVGKLNPTLTLAELLVQIQTLLKPPNLIISPTADLAQIIQKVAVLGGSGASYISDVVKTGAQAYLTSDCKFHQFQESRDRGLILIDAGHYATERPACESLVTKFTALGLDWVKLSQNDEDFRCFFPT; encoded by the coding sequence ATGATAATTGCGGACTTAATTAAGTGGTTTGAAGCTTGGGCAAATCCTGCTTGGCAAGAAAAATGGGATAATTGCGGCTGGCAAATTGAACCTGGGGTACTAAACCAGTCAGCACGAGTGTTAGTATGCTTAACACCTACTTTAGCAGTAGTGGAGGAAGCGATCGCCCTTTCCACTTCCGGTACAGAAGTCAATCTAATTTTCGCCCACCATCCGCTAATTTTTAACCCTCTCAAATCTCTACGCACGGGAGATGCAATAACTGAAATAACTCGGTTAGCTTTTAGCCATCAAATCGGCATTTATACCGCTCACACCAACTTTGACCAAGTACAGGAAGGTACAGCAGATATACTTGCAACTATGTTGAAATTACAAGAAGCCATGCCTATAGTACCAACTCAAAGCAATTTAGGCTATGGGCGAGTGGGAAAATTAAACCCAACTTTGACTTTAGCGGAGTTACTTGTACAAATTCAAACTCTTTTAAAGCCGCCAAACTTAATTATTTCTCCTACCGCCGATTTAGCGCAAATTATTCAAAAAGTTGCAGTGTTGGGCGGAAGCGGTGCTAGTTATATTTCTGACGTAGTCAAGACAGGGGCGCAAGCTTACTTAACTTCCGATTGTAAATTTCATCAATTTCAAGAAAGTCGCGATCGCGGTTTAATATTAATTGATGCTGGACACTATGCTACCGAACGTCCAGCTTGCGAGTCCTTGGTAACTAAATTTACAGCTTTGGGTCTAGATTGGGTAAAATTAAGCCAAAATGATGAAGATTTTCGCTGTTTTTTTCCAACCTAA